In one window of Macadamia integrifolia cultivar HAES 741 chromosome 2, SCU_Mint_v3, whole genome shotgun sequence DNA:
- the LOC122070649 gene encoding transcription initiation factor IIF subunit alpha-like codes for MSFDLVLKPSCGGCGSNTDLYGSNCKHMTLCLFCGKTMAENHGKCYECGVPLTRLIREYNVRASSASDRNYFIGRFVTGVPNFSKKKNADNKWSLQKEGLQGRQVTDALREKYKNKPWLLEDETGQFQFQGQLEGAQSASYYLLMMQGKEFVAIPAGSWYNFNKVAQYKQLTLEEAEEKMKNRRKTADGYERWMMKAANNGAAAFGEVEKIDDKEGGGGATGRGRRKASGDDDEGNASDRGEEDGEEEEARKNRLGLGKKVGDDDEEGPRGGDLDFDDDDIEKGDDWEHEEIFTDDDEAVGNDPEEREDLAPEVPAPPEIKQDEEGEEEADEEEGGLSKSGKELQKLLGRTNGLNDSEGEDDDDDDDVEDEIGLSPVLAPKQKDAPKEEPTDISPSKAGPSGSARGTPSASKSTKTKRKSGGDDAKVSNGAPAKKGRFDNESKPSVKDEPLSTPKSSAPPKGSASSSKAGPTPPTGPVTEDEIRAALLQMAPVTTQDLVAKFKARLKSKEDKSAFADILRRISKIQKTNGPNNYVVLRDK; via the exons ATGTCGTTCGATCTTGTTTTGAAGCCGTCATGCGGTGGCTGTGGGTCAAACACTGATCTTTACGGTAGTAATTGTAAGCATATGACTCTATGCTTGTTCTGCGGAAAAACCATGGCTGAGAACCATGGAAAATGTTACGAGTGTGGCGTTCCACTTACACGATTAATTCGG GAGTATAATGTCCGAGCCAGTTCTGCCAGTGATAGAAATTACTTCATTGGCAGATTTGTCACAGGGGTTCCCAatttttcaaagaagaaaaatgctGATAATAAATGGTCTCTCCAAAAAGAAGGGCTTCAGGGGCGCCAAGTTACAGATGCTTTGCGG GAGAAGTACAAAAATAAGCCTTGGCTTTTGGAGGATGAGACTGGCCAATTTCAGTTTCAGGGTCAGCTTGAGGGTGCACAATCCGCATCTTATTATCTGCTCATGATGCAAGGGAAGGAGTTCGTTGCTATTCCTGCTGGTTCCTG GTACAACTTTAACAAAGTTGCTCAATATAAGCAACTTACCTTGGAAGAAGCTgaagagaagatgaaaaataggagaaaaactGCAGATGGATACGAGAGATGGATGATGAAAGCAGCAAATAATGGAGCTGCTGCCTTTGGTGAAGTGGAAAAAATTGATGACAAGGAAGGTGGTGGTGGGGCTACTGGACGGGGACGTAGGAAAGCAtctggtgatgatgatgaagggaaTGCCTCGGATAGGGGAGAAgaggatggagaagaagaagaggcaagGAAAAATAGACTTGGACTTGGAAAAAAAGTTGGTGATGACGATGAAGAAGGTCCTAGGGGAGGCgatcttgattttgatgatgatgatattgagAAGG GTGATGATTGGGAGCATGAAGAAATATTCACTGATGATGATGAGGCTGTGGGTAATGACCCTGAGGAAAGGGAAGATTTGGCTCCTGAAGTTCCTGCTCCTCCAGAAATCAAACAG GATGAAGAGGGTGAGGAAGAAGCTGATGAAGAGGAGGGAGGCCTAAGCAAATCCGGAAAGGAGCTACAGAAGCTGCTTGGCCGAACCAATGGTCTAAATGATTCAGAAGGtgaagatgatgacgatgatgatgat GTGGAAGATGAGATTGGCCTTTCCCCTGTACTGGCTCCAAAACAGAAGGATGCACCGAAAGAGGAACCGACTGATATCAGCCCCTCAAAAGCAGGACCATCAGGATCAGCACGAGGAACTCCTTCTGCATCAAAGTCAACTAAGACAAAAAGGAAATCAGGTGGGGATGATGCAAAAGTTTCTAATGGAGCACCTGCAAAGAAAGGGAGATTTGATAAT GAGTCAAAACCATCTGTGAAAGATGAGCCATTGTCCACTCCCAAGAGTAGTGCACCTCCAAAAGGTTCAGCTTCATCTTCCAAAGCTGGACCAACACCACCGACTGGCCCTGTTACTGAGGATGAAATCAGGGCTGCATTGCTGCAAATGGCACCAGTTACAACGCAGGATCTTGTTGCTAAGTTTAAAGCAAGACTAAAATCGAAGGAG